The following coding sequences lie in one Treponema sp. OMZ 790 genomic window:
- a CDS encoding type II toxin-antitoxin system death-on-curing family toxin, protein MNFFSEEQVLKIHSSLITKTGGVHGVRELNLLDSSLKSIFQTFDGKELYPSTLNKAAQLCYSLIENHPFLDGNKRIGIHLSLIFLKINGIDLNYTQEELINFGFEIASGKIKQEKIKDWFVEHKI, encoded by the coding sequence ATGAATTTCTTCTCGGAAGAACAGGTTTTAAAAATTCATTCATCTTTAATTACAAAAACCGGAGGAGTACATGGAGTTCGGGAATTAAATCTTTTGGACTCAAGCCTAAAATCAATATTTCAAACTTTTGATGGAAAAGAATTATATCCATCGACTTTAAATAAGGCAGCTCAACTTTGTTATTCACTAATTGAAAATCATCCTTTTTTAGATGGAAATAAAAGAATAGGTATCCATTTATCATTGATTTTTCTTAAAATAAATGGAATTGATTTGAATTATACTCAAGAGGAACTAATTAATTTTGGATTTGAAATAGCTTCAGGCAAGATAAAACAAGAAAAAATAAAAGACTGGTTCGTGGAGCACAAAATATAG